The following nucleotide sequence is from Podospora bellae-mahoneyi strain CBS 112042 chromosome 1 map unlocalized CBS112042p_1, whole genome shotgun sequence.
GTGATAGAGCAACCTCGCAATCGCCAACCTCTGcttctcaccaccgctcAACACATCCTTCCACTCCTTCCTCGtgtcccaccccccctctcgATCAGGCAAATACCCCAGCTTCGCCTGCTCAAGCGCCCTCTTGAGATCATACtcattcttcctcttctccctcatgTCCGCCTCCCCGTCAGGATAAATAACCTGATCTCTCAGCGTCCCGATGCTCAGATACGGCCTCTGAGGCAAAAACATgatcccatcctccccattgTTCTTCGGCCTAGACACCAACCCCCGATAAACCGGCCACAACCCCGCAATCACTCTCGCAATAGCCGACTTTCCAATCCCGTTCGGCCCCGAAATCAGCAGGTGATCCCCCCGCCTCACAatcaagctcaagctctcGAGCAACTCCTCACCGCCCTGAGGCCACAAACCGGGAGCCACAATTGGCACattctccaacctcaccccatCAAACCCCTTTTGGATGGTCCCCTGCACATCGCTCAGCGAGTACAGCTCGTTCTCCCTCCCGCGGACATAATACGCATTCGCGTGCGCCCTGTGCAGAGTAGAAATAAGCGTGTACACCCGACTGGTATACCCAGCCAGCTCGCTCAGATCCTTGATGCTGTACATCATCCTCCCGCCTGCATCAGCCAgactcaacatcaacctcttATTCGTAATAAAAtccttcatcctctccctttccctccctcctttaACAGCAGTCGCACCGGCAACCTCTGTCgcccccccaagcccaccccAAGCAGGCAGGAAAACAGGCAGTGACGACAAAAGGTAGCCATACGCACTCCAGCTGTACTTGAGAATGAAATCCTCCAAGATGTTGTACCTAATCTTGAGCATGTAAatcccctccatccaatTCTTCAGACTCTTGAACTCTTTGTTCAAGAACgtcttctccatctcggcaCCGCCATAAaacgccacctcctccgcattGGCGATCAACCTCGCGTGCAGGCTCCTAAAGTCACCCTCTTTCCTGCCCTCgacagccttgagcttgccaaaGGGGGGAGACAATTTCCTGAGGATGGAGGCGGTAAGAAAGTAATTGCTCAACAAACCCGTCAACGCCAACGGGCCGAGCGAGCGGTAGAGCTGGTAGTTGAACACGCAGATGTCAACAAACGGTTTTCCAAGGGAAGAGTACAAGTTTGCGGCAGCGGCGCAGAACTGTGTGAGATCCTGGGTGATGAACTGATCTGCTCCCTGGCCGACGCCTCCGTCGAGGTTGTGGAGCTTGTAGTAGTTTAGATTGTCATTGAGGTACAGGTCGTGAATGTAACGGGTGAGACGCGTGCGGAAGGCGATCGAGATCTTGGATTCGAGATACTTGATCATGGCGTTGGTGTAAGAGGCAAAGCCACCGAGACCGCACCACTTGGCTagaccgaggaggaaggcttTCCCGTTTCCTGCCACGAGATCACGGACGATTTCACCGTCTAGGCGGGCGACTACTAGGGAGAGATAGGTGCGCAACATGAGGAAGGCGCCGTGGCTGACGAGGAGACCTGCTTCTTTGCTTGTCCAGCGGGGGATCATGATGCTCATGAGACTGAGAAActggtggaggaaggcgaggttAAGACCCGGTTTGGTTTGTGCTGCCGGGACGTGGCCATCTCCCAACCCAGATACCCTAGGTGGGTTAAGGAACAGTCTGCGATGGGCCTCAAAGGTGAGCGGCTTGGTACTCGAGATGACAACCTTGGAGGTGCCATCCTTGTAAGGAACATAAATGGTGCGAGAACCGTCCTTGTTGTGTAGCCAAGAGTTAGTTCGCACAAGTTTCCTCCCTGTCTCGCGCTCCTCACGCTTGCGTTTCCACTTCCGACGGGTGCCCTCgccagcgaggatgatggaggtggcgAGAGCGAGGGTGCATAGCAGGCGCGTTGTTTTGGACGTGCTGCGCAGCTTTGTGCGGATGAGTTCGCCGTACTTTTCGACAAAGGTGGCAATGGCCTCCTCAGCGGCCGAGTGCCGGAGGGTTGACTGGACTGCCATGaccgttgtcgtcgtcggttgCACGCGACGAGATCcgaaaaagggaggggggcgtgTAGTTTTGTTATTCCTCCCGAGCCTCCGGGCTCAAGCGCTCTATTCCATTCGGACCCTTATATACCGTGTCGTTGTTTGTTTAtttgtggtgt
It contains:
- the PXA1 gene encoding ATP-binding cassette long-chain fatty acid transporter pxa1 (EggNog:ENOG503NUQ7; COG:I), translating into MAVQSTLRHSAAEEAIATFVEKYGELIRTKLRSTSKTTRLLCTLALATSIILAGEGTRRKWKRKREERETGRKLVRTNSWLHNKDGSRTIYVPYKDGTSKVVISSTKPLTFEAHRRLFLNPPRVSGLGDGHVPAAQTKPGLNLAFLHQFLSLMSIMIPRWTSKEAGLLVSHGAFLMLRTYLSLVVARLDGEIVRDLVAGNGKAFLLGLAKWCGLGGFASYTNAMIKYLESKISIAFRTRLTRYIHDLYLNDNLNYYKLHNLDGGVGQGADQFITQDLTQFCAAAANLYSSLGKPFVDICVFNYQLYRSLGPLALTGLLSNYFLTASILRKLSPPFGKLKAVEGRKEGDFRSLHARLIANAEEVAFYGGAEMEKTFLNKEFKSLKNWMEGIYMLKIRYNILEDFILKYSWSAYGYLLSSLPVFLPAWGGLGGATEVAGATAVKGGRERERMKDFITNKRLMLSLADAGGRMMYSIKDLSELAGYTSRVYTLISTLHRAHANAYYVRGRENELYSLSDVQGTIQKGFDGVRLENVPIVAPGLWPQGGEELLESLSLIVRRGDHLLISGPNGIGKSAIARVIAGLWPVYRGLVSRPKNNGEDGIMFLPQRPYLSIGTLRDQVIYPDGEADMREKRKNEYDLKRALEQAKLGYLPDREGGWDTRKEWKDVLSGGEKQRLAIARLLYHEPQYAFIDEGTSAVSSDVEGLLYETCKEKGITLITISTRASLKKYHTYNLVLGLGERGDEWEVQRIGTESEKMAVEKELHDLRERLAQVEKWKKRREEIETELNKVWVGGQEEELGAPAYVVGEEQQKEEEQDRQTEAEETQDEYQEAQSRVMSDDEGDETETEEQRTGTEGSGIVV